The genomic interval CTCTGGCTATGAAAGCGTGCGCAAGCAACGCTGGGGTCGTCCTGAGTCGTTGGTGGCGGCACGCCGCTACAACGCATTGGCGCAAGAAAATGGCATGACGCCCACGCAAATGGCGCTGGCGTTTTGTTACACCAAGTGGCAAGTGGCCAGCACCATCATTGGTGTGACGTCGCTCGCGCAACTCGATGCCGATTTGGACGCATGGGGCACCACTTTGTCGCCCGAAGTGTTGGCCGCGATCGATGCGATTCGTTGGGAAATGCGCGACCCTGCGCAATAAAAGGAAAGATAGATGTTTGCTGATTCTTCTGTGGTGGTGTTGCTCACCTTGGGCGCGTATTTGGTGGGCTCCTTGTCCTTCGCGGTCATCGTGAGCCGCCTGATGGGCTTGGACGATCCACGCACCTATGGCAGTCAAAACCCAGGCGCCACCAACGTGCTGCGTTCGGGCAACAAACAAGCGGCCGTGGCCACTTTGTTGTTTGATGCGCTCAAGGGCTACTTCCCTGTGTTGCTGGTCAAGTTGTATGGCCCAACTTTTGGCTTGGACGACCGGGCGGTGGCTTTGGTGGCCATCTCGGCATTCATTGGCCACTTGTGGCCTGTGTTCTTTGCCTTCAAAGGTGGCAAGGGCGTGGCCACAGCCGCTGGTATTTTGTTTGGTGTAGAGCCCTTGCTCGGCGCTGCGGTGATGGGCACATGGCTGATCGTGGCGTTTTTCTTTCGTTACTCGTCACTGGCCGCTTTGGCGGCATCGCTGTTTGCACCGGCCTACTATTTGTTTGGCAATCAAATTGCATGGCAGACCAGCGACGCAGAGTTGTTGGCCGTGGCGGTGATGAGCGCTTTGCTACTGATGCGTCACAAAGACAACATCGCTCGCTTGGTGTCTGGTCAAGAGACCAAGATTGGCGCGAAAAAAGACGCGTCTTAGTCGCGGAAGTTGTTGAACGACAAAGGCAAGTCGGTCATGTCTTTGCGAATCAAGGCCATGGCGGCTTGCAGGTCGTCGCGCTTGGTGCCGCTGACGCGCACGGCGTCGCCCTGAATGGCGGCTTGCACCTTGATCTTGCTGTCTTTGAGCAAGCGCTGAATTTTCTTGGACACTTCGGTTTCGATGCCGTTGCGGATTTTGATGACTTGCTTGACCTTGTCGCCGCCCACTTTTTGCACATCGCCTTTGTCGAGGAAGCGCACGTCCACTTCGCGCTTGGTCAGTTTGTTGCGCAACACGTCTTCGACTTGCACCAACTGAAAGTCGGCATCGCCAAACATGGTGATCTCTTTGTCTTTGAGTTCAACGGCAGCAGACGTGCCTTTGAAGTCAAAGCGTGTGGCGATTTCTTTGGCCGTGTTTTCAACGGCGTTTTTAACTTCGACCAAATTGGGTTCGAGGACGGTGTCAAAAGAAGGCATGGCAGTCGGCTTTCAAATTCAGAATGAGACAATTGTCCTATGTTAGTGGAACCCAACACCCCCCTTCAAGCGCACAACAGCTTTGGCATTTCAGCCAAAGCCCTGCAACTGGTGCGCGTGCGCACCGAGGCCGATGTGCAAGCCGTGCTGGCCGATGCAGCCTTGCGCGATGTGCCTAAGTTTGTGCTGGGCGGCGGCAGCAACATTGTGCTGACG from Limnohabitans curvus carries:
- the plsY gene encoding glycerol-3-phosphate 1-O-acyltransferase PlsY, whose product is MFADSSVVVLLTLGAYLVGSLSFAVIVSRLMGLDDPRTYGSQNPGATNVLRSGNKQAAVATLLFDALKGYFPVLLVKLYGPTFGLDDRAVALVAISAFIGHLWPVFFAFKGGKGVATAAGILFGVEPLLGAAVMGTWLIVAFFFRYSSLAALAASLFAPAYYLFGNQIAWQTSDAELLAVAVMSALLLMRHKDNIARLVSGQETKIGAKKDAS
- a CDS encoding YajQ family cyclic di-GMP-binding protein encodes the protein MPSFDTVLEPNLVEVKNAVENTAKEIATRFDFKGTSAAVELKDKEITMFGDADFQLVQVEDVLRNKLTKREVDVRFLDKGDVQKVGGDKVKQVIKIRNGIETEVSKKIQRLLKDSKIKVQAAIQGDAVRVSGTKRDDLQAAMALIRKDMTDLPLSFNNFRD